The proteins below are encoded in one region of Homo sapiens chromosome 2, GRCh38.p14 Primary Assembly:
- the NEURL3 gene encoding E3 ubiquitin-protein ligase NEURL3 isoform X2, protein MDVYGTTKAIELLDPTASRLPTPMPWDLSNKAVPEPKATPGEECAICFYHAANTRLVPCGHTYFCRYCAWRVFSDTAKCPVCRWQIEAVAPAQGPPALRVEEGS, encoded by the exons ATGGACGTGTATGGGACCACTAAGGCCATCGAGCTGCTGG atCCCACAGCCAGCCGGCTCCCAACACCCATGCCATGGGACCTCAGCAACAAGGCTGTGCCTGAGCCCAAAG CCACACCAGGAGAGGAGTGTGCCATCTGCTTCTATCACGCTGCCAACACCCGCCTTGTGCCCTGCGGCCACACATACTTCTGCAGATACTGTGCCTGGCGGGTCTTCAGCGATACGGCCAAGTGCCCTGTGTGCCGCTGGCAGATAGAGGCGGTAGCCCCTGCGCAGGGCCCTCCTGCTCTGAGGGTTGAGGAAGGCTCATGA
- the NEURL3 gene encoding E3 ubiquitin-protein ligase NEURL3 isoform X1: MGAQLCFEANAKAPREALRFHAEAKGAQVRLDTRGCIAHRRTTFHDGIVFSQRPVRLGERVALRVLREESGWCGGLRVGFTRLDPACVSVPSLPPFLCPDLEEQSPTWAAVLPEGCALTGDLVRFWVDRRGCLFAKVNAGCRLLLREGVPVGAPLWAVMDVYGTTKAIELLDPTASRLPTPMPWDLSNKAVPEPKATPGEECAICFYHAANTRLVPCGHTYFCRYCAWRVFSDTAKCPVCRWQIEAVAPAQGPPALRVEEGS; encoded by the exons ATGGGTGCCCAGCTCTGCTTCGAGGCCA ACGCCAAGGCGCCCCGAGAGGCACTTCGCTTCCATGCCGAGGCCAAGGGCGCACAGGTGCGTCTGGACACGCGTGGCTGCATCGCGCACAGGCGCACCACGTTCCACGACGGCATCGTGTTCAGCCAGCGGCCGGTGCGCCTGGGCGAGCGTGTGGCGCTGCGAGTGCTGCGGGAGGAGAGCGGCTGGTGCGGCGGCCTCCGCGTGGGCTTCACGCGCCTGGACCCCGCGTGCGTGTCCGTGCCCAGCCTGCCGCCCTTCCTGTGCCCCGACCTGGAGGAGCAGAGCCCGACGTGGGCGGCCGTGCTGCCTGAGGGCTGCGCGCTCACTGGGGACTTGGTCCGCTTCTGGGTGGACCGCCGCGGCTGCCTCTTCGCCAAGGTCAACGCCGGCTGCCGGCTCCTGCTGCGTGAGGGCGTGCCCGTCGGCGCCCCGCTCTGGGCCGTGATGGACGTGTATGGGACCACTAAGGCCATCGAGCTGCTGG atCCCACAGCCAGCCGGCTCCCAACACCCATGCCATGGGACCTCAGCAACAAGGCTGTGCCTGAGCCCAAAG CCACACCAGGAGAGGAGTGTGCCATCTGCTTCTATCACGCTGCCAACACCCGCCTTGTGCCCTGCGGCCACACATACTTCTGCAGATACTGTGCCTGGCGGGTCTTCAGCGATACGGCCAAGTGCCCTGTGTGCCGCTGGCAGATAGAGGCGGTAGCCCCTGCGCAGGGCCCTCCTGCTCTGAGGGTTGAGGAAGGCTCATGA
- the NEURL3 gene encoding E3 ubiquitin-protein ligase NEURL3 isoform b (isoform b is encoded by transcript variant 2), giving the protein MDVYGTTKAIELLDPTASRLPTPMPWDLSNKAVPEPKGFGPKDLALPTGNLKATWHLCLREHLPTLHTRRGVCHLLLSRCQHPPCALRPHILLQILCLAGLQRYGQVPCVPLADRGGSPCAGPSCSEG; this is encoded by the exons ATGGACGTGTATGGGACCACTAAGGCCATCGAGCTGCTGG atCCCACAGCCAGCCGGCTCCCAACACCCATGCCATGGGACCTCAGCAACAAGGCTGTGCCTGAGCCCAAAG GCTTTGGGCCAAAAGATTTGGCTCTGCCTACTGGAAACCTAAAAGCAACCTGGCATCTCTGCCTTCGAGAGCATTTGCCTACTCT CCACACCAGGAGAGGAGTGTGCCATCTGCTTCTATCACGCTGCCAACACCCGCCTTGTGCCCTGCGGCCACACATACTTCTGCAGATACTGTGCCTGGCGGGTCTTCAGCGATACGGCCAAGTGCCCTGTGTGCCGCTGGCAGATAGAGGCGGTAGCCCCTGCGCAGGGCCCTCCTGCTCTGAGGGTTGA